In the genome of Mucilaginibacter defluvii, one region contains:
- a CDS encoding ATP-binding protein: MSNRAGFLNFSLNRILHNGQSLLDQARIKLLYYGLLFVMVSMLLLLASVNYQSQPAIVISSAALLLSVMGMFKYLTYKPDWALISHGMLIIGTLINLENVFITLQDVNMITVQIIILIVLFSFYMLGHRWGIFYSLANLLPILSFFVLQYETSYIINFKPEKIEQSTVIICVFANFLLTIFVISHFYHAFVMSMRQLKNIGDEQTRLNNKLELAMHKAEKSSHAKSEFLSTMSHEIRTPLNAVIGMTNLLLMNQPRTDQKENLDILKFSASNLLSIVNDVLDFNKIESGKVSFENIRINLPELLNNICGGFTQKAEEKGLLFKLDIDSRLRNKVFFGDPTRITQIIFNLVSNAIKFTQQGNVWVRATCIEDRHNTSTVLFSVKDTGIGISPNNLEAIFEPFAQENVTVTRQYGGTGLGLAIVKRLLELQGLQLNVNSKPGVGSEFSFQMQFDVSTEVAEPVESTSPASDANDLSHLQVLIAEDNMVNVMLMKKLLSKWKIVPTIAENGAMAVQKLQYGNFDIVLMDLQMPVMDGFEAAREIRKLADPKKSGTPIIALTASALFDIQEQVYASGMNNYVSKPFKPEDLFEKMQTLAALAS; this comes from the coding sequence ATGAGCAATCGGGCCGGCTTTTTAAATTTTTCACTAAATCGAATTTTACATAACGGGCAGTCCCTGCTCGATCAGGCACGTATTAAACTGCTTTATTACGGCCTTTTATTCGTAATGGTGTCTATGCTGCTGCTGCTCGCCAGCGTTAATTACCAAAGTCAGCCTGCCATTGTTATTTCATCAGCGGCGCTTCTGTTAAGCGTTATGGGTATGTTCAAGTACCTTACCTATAAACCGGACTGGGCGCTTATATCGCACGGTATGCTGATTATAGGTACGCTTATCAACCTTGAGAATGTTTTCATCACCCTGCAGGATGTAAACATGATTACAGTACAGATCATCATCCTGATCGTGCTGTTCTCCTTTTATATGCTGGGGCATCGCTGGGGCATATTCTATTCACTGGCCAACCTGTTGCCCATACTGAGCTTTTTTGTATTACAATACGAAACCAGCTACATCATCAATTTCAAGCCCGAAAAAATTGAACAATCTACCGTAATTATCTGCGTGTTTGCCAATTTTTTGCTTACCATATTCGTGATCAGCCACTTTTACCACGCTTTTGTAATGAGCATGCGCCAGTTAAAAAATATAGGTGATGAACAGACCCGCCTAAACAACAAACTGGAGCTGGCTATGCATAAGGCCGAGAAGTCGTCGCATGCTAAATCAGAGTTTTTGTCGACCATGTCGCACGAGATACGCACACCGCTGAACGCGGTTATAGGCATGACGAACCTGTTGCTCATGAACCAGCCGCGGACAGATCAGAAAGAGAATCTTGACATCCTGAAATTCTCCGCGTCAAATCTGCTATCAATCGTAAATGATGTGCTTGATTTTAACAAGATAGAATCGGGCAAGGTATCGTTTGAAAACATACGCATCAATTTACCCGAATTGCTTAATAATATTTGCGGCGGCTTTACCCAAAAGGCTGAAGAAAAAGGCCTGCTTTTTAAGCTGGATATCGACAGCCGCCTACGCAATAAGGTATTTTTTGGCGACCCGACCCGTATCACCCAGATCATTTTTAACCTGGTAAGCAACGCTATTAAGTTTACCCAGCAGGGCAACGTATGGGTGCGCGCTACCTGCATTGAGGACAGGCACAATACCAGCACTGTACTATTTTCAGTTAAAGATACTGGTATCGGCATCTCTCCAAATAATCTCGAAGCTATATTTGAGCCCTTCGCGCAGGAAAATGTTACCGTTACGCGTCAGTACGGCGGCACCGGGCTTGGCCTGGCCATTGTAAAGCGTTTACTTGAGCTACAGGGGTTACAGTTAAATGTAAACAGTAAACCCGGCGTAGGTTCTGAATTCTCTTTCCAGATGCAGTTTGATGTATCGACCGAAGTTGCCGAGCCGGTTGAAAGCACCAGCCCCGCGTCCGACGCTAACGACCTGAGCCACCTGCAGGTGTTAATTGCCGAGGATAACATGGTGAATGTAATGCTGATGAAAAAACTGCTCTCGAAATGGAAGATTGTACCAACCATTGCCGAGAACGGCGCCATGGCCGTGCAAAAACTACAATATGGTAATTTCGATATCGTGCTGATGGATTTGCAAATGCCGGTGATGGATGGTTTTGAGGCTGCCCGGGAGATACGCAAACTTGCCGACCCTAAAAAATCAGGTACCCCTATCATCGCCCTTACAGCTTCGGCCCTGTTTGATATACAGGAGCAGGTATACGCATCGGGCATGAACAACTACGTATCAAAACCCTTTAAGCCTGAGGATCTGTTTGAAAAGATGCAGACTCTGGCAGCCCTCGCCAGCTAA
- a CDS encoding Y-family DNA polymerase, translating to MIGIIDCNNFYASCERNFMPSLNGVPVVVFSNNDGAIIARSEEAKELGIDMAVPIFEVKKLMKVYNIKGFSSNYTLYGDMSKRIKYIIRKFFSEVEDYSIDESFVSCKGFEYRDLFSYVKDARDKISHWSGVPVTIGVAPTKTLSKLANRIAKKKFRAIGVYIIDSEEKRIDALHTTDIKDLWGVGRRITVRLNKFNIYTAYDLSKVDTDWAKKNFSVVLQRTVYELQGISCIPLELVEPAKQNIASQKSFGIFQTEFEPMAEALANYTARVAEKLRRQGFVAGGITVWLGTNNFSKTDKQYFPEISTVCDVPTDYTPYLIKRAVEGLKVIYRKGYLYKRVGVMLTDLRNNYDGTQNLFHSNSRDKEIEIIRRMDRINRLNGRDTIRSAQQGFNHEWKMRQETLTPKYTTRLSDIIIIK from the coding sequence ATGATTGGCATTATTGATTGTAATAATTTTTATGCTTCGTGTGAGCGTAATTTTATGCCCTCATTGAACGGTGTACCTGTAGTTGTATTTTCCAACAACGATGGTGCTATTATAGCCCGGAGCGAGGAAGCCAAAGAGTTAGGTATTGATATGGCAGTACCCATATTTGAGGTTAAGAAGTTGATGAAGGTTTATAACATCAAAGGGTTCAGCAGTAACTATACCTTATATGGCGATATGTCCAAGCGCATAAAATACATCATAAGGAAGTTTTTTTCAGAGGTTGAGGATTATAGCATCGATGAATCTTTTGTTAGCTGTAAGGGCTTTGAATACCGTGATTTGTTTAGTTATGTTAAGGATGCAAGAGATAAAATATCTCACTGGTCAGGCGTGCCCGTAACTATAGGCGTAGCACCTACTAAAACTCTTTCAAAGCTTGCTAATCGTATTGCAAAAAAGAAATTTCGGGCTATTGGCGTGTATATAATTGATAGTGAAGAAAAGCGCATTGATGCTCTTCACACCACTGATATAAAAGATTTGTGGGGTGTAGGCAGACGAATAACAGTAAGGCTAAATAAGTTTAATATTTATACAGCTTATGACTTGTCAAAAGTTGACACTGATTGGGCTAAGAAAAACTTTAGCGTAGTGTTGCAGCGTACCGTTTATGAGTTACAAGGTATAAGCTGCATACCGTTAGAACTGGTTGAACCAGCTAAACAAAATATTGCCTCTCAAAAAAGCTTTGGGATTTTTCAAACTGAATTTGAGCCTATGGCAGAAGCATTAGCTAATTATACAGCAAGGGTAGCAGAAAAGTTGAGAAGGCAAGGCTTTGTTGCCGGGGGCATTACTGTATGGTTAGGCACCAATAACTTTTCAAAAACAGATAAGCAATATTTCCCTGAAATAAGCACCGTTTGCGATGTGCCAACAGATTACACACCTTACCTAATTAAACGTGCTGTAGAGGGCTTAAAAGTGATTTACAGAAAAGGTTATCTGTATAAGAGGGTAGGCGTAATGCTTACTGATTTAAGAAACAATTATGATGGTACTCAAAATCTATTTCATTCAAATAGCCGTGATAAAGAAATCGAAATTATCAGGAGAATGGACAGAATAAACCGCTTGAATGGTAGAGATACAATCAGGTCAGCGCAACAGGGATTTAATCACGAATGGAAAATGAGGCAAGAAACATTAACACCAAAATATACAACACGTTTATCAGACATAATCATTATCAAATAA
- a CDS encoding M13 family metallopeptidase encodes MKLKYLSLALPALLCASTATFAQSGSNNQPQKFIDTQNMDTAVKPGDDFFEYANGGWLKRNEIPAKQTRWGSFIMLRQESTDNLISILNEVSQQSNHPKGSVKQRTGDLYASAMDSLAIEKKGYIPVKTDLKRIDKIASVQGVVNELVFQRVNGLGSPLFGFGVGQDSKNPTKYIVSLGQGGTTLPDRDYYLKNDARSQKIQEAYKKYIVELFSLTGVAADAAEKNAAAIWQIEKTLANAQLSRVAMRDPNATYNKFTVADFSKTTPNLNWVVLLPKLKTPGQDSMLVSNPAFMKTVDSLLTATPIADIKVYLKWNVLKGAAGSLSSPFVKANFEFNKVLSGQKVQAPRSERMSALVDGSLGELLGQLYVDKYFPAAAKQYMEKLVNNLKVAYAEHIKNLDWMSDETKARALKKLNAFTVKIGYPDKWQTYDGLNISRNDYAGNLRNISIWRYNYMVSRLGKPVDKTRWGMTPPTVNAYYNSVNNEIVFPAGILRFPFFDFKADDAINYGGIGAVIGHEITHGFDDQGRKYDADGTLRDWWTAADAEKFKQRSDKVVEQYNVLAVLDTMHVNGRLTLGENLADLGGLSIAYDAWKKTKQGQSGEKIDGFTPDQRFFLSWAQVWRSKQLAETAAQRILTDPHSPEEHRTNAPLTNIDAWYKAFNVQPGDKMYKKPEDRAKIW; translated from the coding sequence ATGAAATTAAAGTACCTGAGTTTAGCACTCCCTGCATTGCTATGCGCTTCTACAGCTACGTTTGCCCAGAGCGGCAGCAATAATCAGCCTCAAAAATTTATTGATACCCAAAATATGGACACCGCCGTTAAACCCGGTGATGACTTTTTTGAATATGCCAACGGCGGCTGGCTTAAACGCAACGAAATTCCCGCCAAGCAAACCCGTTGGGGCAGTTTTATCATGCTGAGGCAGGAGAGTACCGATAACCTGATCAGCATCCTGAACGAGGTGAGCCAACAAAGCAATCATCCAAAAGGCAGCGTAAAACAACGCACCGGCGATCTGTATGCCAGCGCCATGGATAGCCTCGCCATCGAAAAAAAGGGTTATATCCCTGTTAAAACCGACCTGAAACGTATTGACAAGATTGCCTCTGTACAAGGTGTTGTTAACGAATTGGTTTTTCAGCGTGTTAACGGTTTGGGTAGCCCGCTGTTTGGCTTTGGTGTGGGGCAGGACTCAAAAAATCCGACCAAATATATTGTTAGCCTCGGCCAGGGCGGTACTACGTTGCCTGATCGCGATTATTACCTGAAAAACGATGCCCGCAGTCAGAAAATACAGGAAGCGTATAAAAAATATATTGTTGAATTGTTTAGCTTAACCGGCGTTGCCGCCGATGCCGCGGAGAAGAATGCCGCAGCCATCTGGCAAATAGAGAAAACGTTGGCCAACGCCCAGCTGTCGCGTGTAGCCATGCGCGACCCGAATGCTACTTACAATAAGTTCACGGTAGCAGATTTTAGCAAGACCACGCCAAACCTTAACTGGGTTGTCCTGCTGCCCAAGCTGAAAACCCCGGGGCAAGACTCCATGCTGGTATCAAACCCGGCATTTATGAAAACGGTGGATTCACTGCTAACTGCCACCCCGATTGCCGATATAAAGGTATACCTGAAATGGAATGTGCTTAAAGGCGCGGCCGGTTCATTAAGCTCGCCCTTTGTGAAGGCTAACTTTGAGTTTAACAAAGTACTTAGCGGCCAAAAAGTACAGGCGCCGCGCAGCGAGCGCATGTCGGCCCTGGTTGATGGCAGTTTGGGTGAATTGTTAGGACAGCTTTACGTGGATAAGTATTTTCCGGCTGCGGCTAAGCAGTATATGGAAAAACTTGTGAACAACCTTAAAGTGGCCTACGCCGAGCACATCAAAAACCTGGATTGGATGAGCGACGAAACCAAGGCGCGTGCCCTTAAAAAGCTAAACGCCTTCACGGTTAAAATCGGTTATCCGGATAAATGGCAAACCTATGATGGCCTGAACATTAGCCGTAATGATTACGCGGGCAACCTGCGCAATATCTCAATATGGCGATATAATTATATGGTGAGTAGGCTGGGTAAACCGGTTGACAAAACCCGCTGGGGCATGACACCGCCAACCGTTAACGCTTACTATAACTCGGTAAATAATGAGATCGTTTTCCCGGCAGGCATACTGCGCTTTCCGTTTTTTGATTTTAAGGCTGATGATGCTATTAACTACGGTGGTATAGGCGCGGTTATAGGGCACGAGATCACCCACGGATTTGACGATCAGGGCCGTAAGTATGATGCCGATGGTACCCTGCGCGACTGGTGGACTGCCGCCGATGCCGAAAAATTCAAACAACGCAGCGACAAAGTAGTGGAGCAATACAATGTCCTTGCTGTGTTAGATACCATGCATGTAAACGGCCGCTTAACCCTCGGCGAAAACCTGGCCGATTTGGGTGGGTTAAGCATTGCTTACGATGCCTGGAAGAAAACAAAACAGGGCCAAAGCGGCGAAAAGATTGATGGCTTTACGCCCGATCAGCGTTTC
- the holA gene encoding DNA polymerase III subunit delta: MTATDILKDLKNRKFKPVYLLHGEEPYYIDLISNYIEHNALPAAERGFNQTVLYGKDTDIMTVLNAAKRYPMMADHQVVLVKEAQEMKWGKDDDDKKHINPILAYLENPLPSTILVFCHKYGKFDKRKKTYKAIDKNGLVFESTSLYDNKIPGWIEAFVQEKGYRASQQATALLADYLGNDLSKIANELEKLMLNVPQGEEITLKHIQHNIGISKEYNVFELQAALGKKDVLKTNQIINYFEANPKANPIVLLFGNLNNYFSKVLVYHYVKDKTPQNLAKEMGVNPYFIKDYEQAARNYNFAKTMQIIGLLREYDLKSKGVESNLPPGELMRELMFKILH; the protein is encoded by the coding sequence ATGACTGCTACTGATATTCTAAAGGACCTTAAAAACCGTAAGTTTAAACCTGTATACCTGCTGCACGGCGAGGAGCCTTATTATATCGACCTGATAAGCAATTACATTGAACATAACGCCCTGCCCGCCGCCGAGCGCGGCTTTAACCAAACCGTACTGTACGGCAAGGATACCGACATCATGACCGTGCTTAACGCCGCCAAGCGTTACCCTATGATGGCCGACCACCAGGTGGTACTGGTAAAAGAAGCGCAGGAGATGAAATGGGGTAAGGACGACGATGATAAGAAGCACATTAACCCCATACTGGCCTACCTTGAAAACCCGCTGCCCAGCACCATATTGGTGTTTTGCCACAAATACGGCAAATTCGATAAGCGCAAAAAAACTTATAAGGCCATTGACAAGAACGGGCTGGTATTTGAATCGACCAGTTTGTATGACAATAAGATACCCGGTTGGATAGAGGCCTTTGTGCAGGAGAAAGGCTATCGCGCCAGTCAGCAGGCTACCGCTTTGCTGGCCGACTACCTGGGTAACGATCTATCCAAAATTGCCAACGAGCTGGAAAAGCTGATGCTGAACGTACCGCAGGGCGAAGAAATTACCCTGAAACACATCCAGCATAACATTGGCATCAGCAAGGAGTACAATGTTTTTGAGCTGCAGGCCGCTTTGGGTAAAAAGGATGTACTGAAAACCAACCAGATCATCAACTACTTTGAGGCCAACCCTAAGGCCAACCCCATTGTGCTGCTTTTTGGCAACCTCAACAACTACTTTAGCAAGGTGCTGGTGTACCATTATGTAAAGGACAAAACGCCACAAAATCTGGCTAAGGAAATGGGTGTGAACCCCTACTTTATAAAGGATTACGAACAAGCCGCCCGCAACTACAACTTTGCCAAAACCATGCAGATCATCGGCCTGCTGCGCGAATACGACCTGAAAAGCAAAGGCGTAGAATCAAACCTCCCTCCCGGTGAGTTGATGCGGGAGCTGATGTTCAAGATATTGCATTGA
- a CDS encoding valine--tRNA ligase: protein MSKYQPQEFEDKWYSYWLQQQFFKSVPDEREPYTIVIPPPNVTGVLHMGHMLNNTIQDVLIRRARMKGKNACWVPGTDHASIATEAKVVAMLKEKGINKKDITRDEFLKYAWEWKEKYGGIILEQLKKLGASCDWDRTAFTMDPHMSEAVIDTFIHLYKKGWIYRGVRMVNWDPQGKTAVSDEEVNRKEVNQKLYYIKYFLSPEDGKSESQKDGSEDEKPQVVIGDDEKQEVTAIEQEVLSDLSTSGFSDFLTIATTRPETIMADSAICINPNDERYTHLHGKKVLIPLINREIPVILDEYVDMEFGTGCLKVTPAHDLNDYQLGQKHNLQVIDILNDDGTLNESAQILVGEDRFAARKKIAVLLEEAGSLAKTEDYKSQIGFSERTDAIIEPKLSMQWFCKMSEMAKPALDVVLNGEVKLIPEKFINTYRHWMENVKDWNISRQLWWGQRIPAWYNEKNEWVVAKTEDEAKYEFEKAGLTFTTLRQEDDVVDTWFSSWLWPISVFNGIAEPDNEEIKYYYPTNDLVTAPEILFFWVARMIMAGLEWRQEIPFRNVYLTGIVRDKLGRKMSKSLGNSPDPLDLIEKYGADGVRIGMLRSSPAGNDLMFDEEHCKWGSSFGNKIWNAFLLVKGWEVDNSLECPNNIAIEWFKSRFNQALVEIEDNFGQYRLSEALMSTYKLVWDDFCAWYLEMIKPAYQKPIDRHTYNVTISYFEDILKLLHPFMPFITEELWHDKLFGERGEKDCCIVAQMPANGEVNTQLISDMDVVISIIGQVRNVRSKNQLSPKESLQLSGKINSGIDYKRYTGVIQKLANVSAFSFVDAKVDGAVAFMAYTDEFFVPLALNIDIEAEKDRLEKEKERLSRLLNKVNGMLGNERFMQNAKPDLIQNEQQKKADAEAKLAVVEASLAALAN from the coding sequence ATGAGTAAATATCAGCCACAGGAATTTGAAGATAAATGGTATAGCTACTGGTTGCAGCAGCAGTTTTTTAAATCGGTACCCGACGAGCGCGAGCCTTACACCATTGTGATCCCGCCGCCAAACGTTACCGGTGTGCTGCACATGGGCCACATGCTTAACAATACTATTCAGGATGTGCTGATACGCCGCGCCCGCATGAAAGGCAAAAACGCCTGCTGGGTACCGGGTACTGACCACGCAAGTATTGCCACCGAAGCCAAGGTTGTGGCCATGCTCAAAGAAAAAGGTATCAACAAAAAGGATATTACCCGCGATGAGTTTTTGAAGTACGCCTGGGAGTGGAAAGAAAAATACGGTGGCATCATACTCGAACAGCTTAAAAAACTCGGTGCCTCATGCGATTGGGACCGTACCGCTTTCACTATGGACCCACACATGAGCGAGGCCGTGATTGATACGTTTATCCACCTGTACAAAAAAGGCTGGATATACCGCGGCGTACGCATGGTAAACTGGGACCCGCAAGGCAAAACCGCCGTTAGCGACGAGGAAGTTAACCGTAAAGAGGTAAACCAGAAGCTGTATTATATCAAGTACTTTTTGAGTCCGGAAGACGGGAAGTCCGAAAGTCAGAAAGACGGAAGTGAAGATGAAAAACCACAGGTTGTAATAGGTGATGATGAAAAGCAGGAAGTAACTGCAATAGAACAAGAAGTACTTTCGGACTTATCGACTTCCGGATTTTCGGACTTCCTCACCATCGCCACCACGCGCCCGGAAACCATTATGGCGGATAGCGCGATCTGCATCAACCCGAATGATGAACGCTACACGCATTTGCATGGTAAAAAGGTATTGATACCGCTTATTAACCGCGAAATACCGGTTATACTGGATGAGTATGTGGATATGGAATTCGGTACAGGCTGCTTAAAGGTTACCCCGGCGCACGATTTGAATGACTACCAGTTGGGCCAAAAGCACAACCTGCAGGTAATTGATATATTAAACGATGACGGCACGCTGAACGAAAGCGCGCAGATACTGGTTGGCGAAGACCGCTTTGCCGCCCGCAAAAAGATCGCCGTACTTTTAGAGGAAGCCGGCTCGTTAGCTAAAACGGAGGATTATAAATCGCAGATAGGTTTTTCAGAACGTACGGATGCCATTATTGAGCCAAAGCTATCCATGCAGTGGTTCTGTAAAATGAGCGAGATGGCGAAACCCGCACTTGATGTGGTTTTGAACGGCGAGGTTAAGCTGATCCCCGAAAAATTCATCAACACCTACCGCCACTGGATGGAGAACGTGAAGGACTGGAACATCAGTCGCCAGCTTTGGTGGGGGCAGCGTATACCGGCCTGGTACAACGAGAAAAACGAATGGGTAGTTGCCAAAACCGAAGATGAAGCAAAGTATGAATTTGAAAAAGCAGGCTTAACTTTTACTACGCTGCGCCAGGAAGACGATGTGGTGGATACCTGGTTCTCGTCATGGTTATGGCCAATATCCGTATTCAACGGCATTGCCGAGCCGGATAACGAGGAGATAAAATACTACTACCCAACTAACGACCTGGTTACCGCGCCCGAGATATTATTCTTCTGGGTAGCGCGTATGATTATGGCGGGTTTGGAATGGCGCCAGGAGATACCTTTCCGCAATGTATACCTCACCGGTATTGTGCGCGATAAGCTTGGCCGCAAAATGTCGAAATCATTAGGCAACTCGCCTGATCCGCTTGACCTGATCGAAAAATATGGTGCCGATGGCGTGCGTATTGGTATGCTGCGTTCGTCACCGGCGGGTAATGATTTGATGTTTGACGAGGAGCACTGCAAATGGGGCAGCAGCTTTGGTAACAAAATATGGAATGCCTTTTTGTTAGTTAAAGGCTGGGAAGTTGATAATAGCCTGGAATGCCCTAACAACATTGCCATTGAGTGGTTTAAAAGCCGCTTTAATCAGGCCCTGGTTGAAATTGAAGATAACTTTGGGCAATACCGCCTGTCTGAAGCGTTGATGAGCACCTATAAACTGGTGTGGGATGACTTTTGTGCCTGGTACCTGGAAATGATAAAACCTGCTTATCAAAAACCTATTGACCGCCATACTTATAACGTTACCATCAGCTACTTTGAAGATATTTTAAAATTGCTGCATCCGTTTATGCCGTTTATTACAGAGGAGTTGTGGCATGACAAATTGTTTGGCGAACGTGGGGAAAAAGATTGTTGTATTGTGGCGCAAATGCCTGCAAATGGGGAAGTAAATACACAGCTGATTAGCGACATGGATGTCGTGATATCCATTATAGGGCAAGTACGTAACGTAAGGAGCAAAAATCAGCTCTCCCCCAAAGAAAGTTTACAACTTTCGGGAAAAATAAATTCAGGTATCGATTACAAGCGCTATACCGGTGTAATCCAAAAGCTTGCCAACGTTAGCGCCTTCAGTTTTGTGGATGCCAAAGTTGATGGCGCGGTTGCCTTTATGGCCTATACCGATGAGTTTTTTGTGCCCCTTGCACTGAATATTGATATTGAAGCTGAAAAAGATCGTTTGGAAAAAGAAAAAGAGCGGTTATCTCGTTTGTTAAACAAGGTTAACGGAATGCTGGGTAATGAACGCTTTATGCAGAATGCCAAACCTGATCTGATACAAAACGAGCAGCAGAAGAAGGCGGATGCCGAAGCTAAGCTGGCCGTGGTTGAGGCAAGCCTCGCGGCTTTGGCTAACTAA
- a CDS encoding type I restriction enzyme HsdR N-terminal domain-containing protein, with product MSLLQPLALPPYPFKITEANGQLTLFDELRKRTIIITPEEWVRQHFVQYLINQKQYPKALMRLEGGLKLNGMSRRTDIVVFNRQGERILMVECKAPSVNIDQKVFDQIARYNMAHKVSLLVVTNGLSHYYCRVDHKAGSYQFIHDLPGFNEL from the coding sequence ATGAGTTTGCTGCAACCGCTGGCCCTTCCGCCATACCCTTTTAAAATTACCGAAGCTAACGGACAGCTTACCCTGTTTGATGAGTTGCGCAAGCGAACCATTATTATTACGCCTGAAGAATGGGTGCGCCAGCATTTTGTACAATACCTCATTAACCAAAAGCAATACCCTAAAGCTTTAATGCGATTGGAGGGCGGCCTTAAGCTGAACGGCATGAGCCGCCGTACCGATATTGTGGTATTTAACCGCCAGGGCGAACGTATTTTAATGGTGGAGTGTAAGGCCCCATCAGTAAATATTGACCAAAAGGTGTTTGACCAGATAGCCCGTTACAATATGGCGCATAAGGTGAGTTTGCTGGTTGTTACAAACGGTTTAAGCCACTATTATTGCCGTGTAGATCACAAGGCGGGTAGCTATCAGTTCATACACGATCTACCGGGATTTAATGAGCTTTAG